The genomic segment AGCTAGAAGCCGAAGTTGTTCAGCAGATCCAGCGGGATCGGCGAGTTGCCGTTCGCCAGGTCCTGCATGGCGCGTGGGCAGAAGAAGGACACGGCGATGCCGGTGAACATGGTCGCCGGGCCCAGCGGTCGGCCCATCCGGTCGGCGACGGTCGAGGCGATGTCGGCGGTGTTCTGGCTGCGGTCGGCCAGCAGCGGGCAGATCGACTGCCCCATCTCGACAGCCTGAGCAGGGTCCATTCCGGTGATGCCGGCATTGCCCAGCGCGGCCAGGAAGTCGTCGGTGGTGGTGTCGGCCTGCGCGGGCGCGGCCAGCGCGACAGCGCCGGCGATCAATCCCGCAACCGCCCCGGCGCTGGCCATACGGCGAAATGTCATGCTCTAAGCATCGCGGTCGGCTATCCCGCTGTTACCAGCGGGGTGCCCACCCGATAACCTGAGCCCATTCGACACACGTCAAACAACGCGAGGAGTCGCTCATGCAGGGGTTTGCCGGGAAGGTAGCCGTCGTCACCGGGGCCGGGTCGGGCATCGGCCAGGCACTCGCGATGGAACTGGGCCGATCGGGCGCCAAGCTGGCCATCAGCGATATCGACACCGAGGGCCTGGCGGTCACCGAGGAGCGACTGAAGGCGATCGGCGTCGACGTCAAGGCGGACCGGCTTAACGTCACCGAGCGCGAGGCCTTCCAGGCCTACGCCGACGGCGTCAAGGCGCACTTCGGCAAGGTGAACCAGATCTACAACAACGCCGGTATCGCGTACTCCGGTGACGTCGAGATCAGCCAGTACAAGGACATCGAGCGAGTGATGGACGTCGATTTCTGGGGTGTCGTCAACGGCACCAAAGTCTTCCTGCCATACCTGATCGAGTCCGGCGACGGCCACGTCATCAACGTCTCGAGCCTATTCGGCATCTTCTCCGTGCCGGGTCAGGCCGCCTACAACGCGGCCAAGTTCGCGGTGCGCGGGTTCACCGAGGCTCTGCGTCAGGAGATGATCCTGGCCAAGCACCCGGTCAAGGTCACCACGGTGCACCCGGGCGGCATCAAGACTGCGATCGCGCGCAACTCCACCGTGGCCGAAGGACTCGACCAGGCCGAGATGGCCAAGGCGTTCGACAAGAAGCTCGCCAGGACGACGCCGGAGCGCGCGGCCGAGATCATCCTCGATGCGGTCCGCAAGAACAAGGCTCGGGTGCTCGTCGGCGCCGATGCCAAGATCCTCGACGTGATCGTGCGCATCACCGGGTCGGGCTACCAGCAGTTGTTCTCCACCGTGCTGCCCAAGCTTTCCCCGCCGATGCGCTGAATTCGCTAGCGCCCCAAGGGGTGTTCCGACAGCCACTCTTCGGCGACCGAACGCGGGTCGCGCCCGTCGGCGACGTGATGCCGCATGTCGACGAGCGAGCCGGTGTCGAGGACACCGGCGAGTTCGTTGATCGCGCGCACCTGTTGGGTGTCGAGTTCGTTGCGCCGGTAGAGCGGCACGACGTTCTCGGCCATCACCAGCTCCGGCTTGCGATCGGCCAGGACGACGACATCGCTGGGCACGCCGGTGTCGGCGGTCCCTGTCCAGGCGGCCGTGACGTCGCCGGCCCGCAGCGCGGCGAACATCGTTGCCGCATCCGGGAATTCGCGCGGCGCGGGCAGCGTGCAGCCACCCACCACAGTCGGCAACCCCCGCACGTGCGCGACGGCCCCGACCCGCAGCCCGGCACAGTGGCTCACCAACGCGGTCAGGTCACGGCTGCCCCAGGCGGCGGCGGTCGCGTCGGTCACGGCCAGCGCGGGCTTGTCGTCGGCGGAGGTGGTGTAGTCACCGGCGGCCACCCCTTCGGGCAGGACGCCGAGCAGCGCCTTGTACACCTGCGAGTCCGAGCGGGCCGTTGCGCCGGGGGCGAACTTCTGCAGTAGCCGGCCGGTGAATCCCGGCACCACGCTGACGGCGCCGGAATCCATTGCCTTCAGTGGATCCGCGACGATCTCCACGTGCGCGGCGGTCCCATACGAGCGCAGCGCCGCGGCATACAGATTGGCCAGCAGGGTGTACTCCGGGTCGGCGGTCGCGCCGACAGCCAGCGACGGACCCGGCGCCGGCGACCCGCAGGCCACCGCCACCAGAACCAGCAGTCCCAGCATCAGCCGCCGAAACACCGTCGGCCTCAACAGGTTTCGATCAAGCTTCGGATGCCGCTGCCACCGCCGCGGCCACCGCGGGGCCAACGCGCGGGTCCAGAGGACTCGGCACAATGTGGTCGGCCGCCAGGTCGTCCCCGACCACCGAGAAGATCGCCTCAGCCGCTGCGACTTTCATCTTCTCGGTGATGCGCCGTGCGCCGGCGTCCAGCGCACCCCGGAACACACCGGGGAAGGCCAGAACGTTGTTGATCTGATTCGGGAAGTCGCTGCGCCCGGTGGCCACGACCGCGGCGTGCTTGCGGGCCGCGTCCGGGTGGATCTCCGGATCCGGGTTGGACATCGCGAACACGATGCCGCCCGGCGTCATCGTCGCGATCAACTCTTCGGGCACCAGGCCGGCCGAGACCCCCATGAACGCGTCGGCGCCGTTGACCGCCTCGGCGATCCCGCCGGTGAGTCCGCGCGGGTTCGTCCGCGCGGCCAGATCCGCCTTGACCGAGTTCATATCGGTGCGGCCGGTGTGCAGGATGCCCTGGCTGTCGAGCACCGTGATGTCGGTGATGCCCGCGGCAAGCAGGATGTTCGTGCACGCGACACCCGCGGCACCCGCACCCGACATGACGACCTTCAGCGAGTGCATGTCGCGATCCAGGTGCTTGGTGGCGCCCATCAGCGCGGCGAGCACGACGATCGCGGTGCCGTGCTGGTCATCGTGCATGACGGGGCAGTCCAGTGCCTCGATCAGCCGTCGCTCGATCTCGAAGCACCGCGGCGCGGAGATGTCCTCCAGGTTCACCGCGCCGAAGGTCGGGCGCAGCCGGATGATCGTCTCGACGATCTCGTCGGGGTCCTTGGTGTCCAGCACGATCGGGATGGAATCCAGCCCGCCGAAGGTCTTGAACAGCGCGGACTTGCCCTCCATCACCGGAAGCGACGCCGCGGGACCGATATCGCCGAGGCCGAGGACCGCGGTGCCGTCGCTGATCACCGCAACCAGGCGGTTCGACCAGGTGTACTTCTTGGCCAAGGTGTGGTCGGAGGCGATCGCGCGGCTGACCTGGGCTACGCCCGGGGTGTAGGCGATCGACAGGGCGCGCTGGGTGTCCAGCGGGGCCTTCAGCTCGACGGACAGCTTCCCGCCGACGTGAGCGGCGAAGATCTCTTCGTCGTCGATAACGACGCGGGGGGTACTCACCGTTTCGGACACGGCGTCAGGGTACTCGCCCCCGAAACCTCACCGACCAGGGTCTCCCTGCGGTGAACTACGCCGGGAAGCCTACTGGCGCGTAACATTTCTGCGGGGCCCGTCAGGGCCCTGCCTGCCGCCTGAGGGGAGGTCGGATCATGCCGTCGTTTCGCGCTCGACCACAGGCATTGCTGGGAGGGAACCGCTCCCGACCCACTTCCCCCGTCGATGCCAAGCGCATCCACGTCCCCGTCGCACGGGCGATGGTCGACTGCGCCATCTATGTCGACGGCAACCGGCTGGCCGGCAAGTACACCCACGCGGCCGCGTTGGAAAAGGTCCGCGAATTGCAGGCCGGCGGCCAGAAGGCGTTCGTCTGGATCGGGCTGCACGAACCCGACGAACATCAGATGCAGGCGGTGGCCGAGGTGTTCGGCCTGCACCCGCTGGCCGTCGAAGATGCCGTGCACGCCCACCAGCGTCCCAAGGTGGAGCGCTACGACGACACCCTGTTCCTGGTCCTCAAGACGGTGACCTACGTGCCGCACGAGTCGGTGGCACTGGCCCGCGAGATCGTCGAGACCGGCGAGATCATGGTGTTCGTCGGATCCGACTTCGTCGTGACGGTGCGCCACGGCGACCACACCGGGCTGGCCGGCCTGCGCAAGCACCTGGAGGAGGAGCACCAGCACCTGTCGCTGGGCCCGTACGCGGTGATGCACGCCATCGCCGATCACGTCGTGGACACCTACCGCGACGTCAGCGAGCTGATGGAAAGAGACATCGACGCCATCGAATCGGAGACGTTCTCGCCGCTGAAGAAAACCGACATCGAGCCGATCTATCTGCTCAAGCGCGAAGTCGTCGAATTGCGAAGGGCGGTATCACCACTCACCGTCGCGCTGGCACGCTTCAACCCCGAGTTCAAGGACTTGATGACCAAAGAGGTGTTGCGCTACATGCGCGACGTCCTCGATCACCAGACCCAGGCCGCCGACCGCATCGCCTCCTACGACGAAATGTTGTCGTCGCTGGTGCAGGCCGCCCTGGCCAAGGTCGGCATGCAGCAGAACGTCGACATGCGCAAGATCTCGGCGTGGGTCGCGATCGCGGCGGTGCCGACGATGATCGCCGGTATCTACGGCATGAATTTCGAGCACATGCCCGAGTTGTCATGGACGTGGGGCTATCCCGCGGTGCTGCTGCTGATGGTGACGGTGTGTGGGTTCCTGTACCACAACTTCCGCCGCAACCACTGGCTGTAGCACTCAACCAGGTTGTGCCGCACGACGATTCGGGTCGGTCACGTCGACTCCGTCGTCGAGCCACGCCTGACGCATGGCTTCGGCACCCTTGAGCCGCACCCAGGCGGCCTCATTCTGGGTGAGCGGAGTCGCGGTCAGGAAATGCACCGGGTCGCGCGGCGCCTCCAGCGGGAGATCGGGAAGAGCCGAATCGCCAAGCAGGACAGCGGTGAACGCCGCACCCTCCCACAACGGCGCGGACAGGTCGATCAGCGCGTCGGCTACCAGCACCACGCCCTCGACGGCGGGCGTCGCCGCCACCACGGCCAGGCTGCGCGCCAGACCCGGGGTCGGCGCGGTGGCGCGCAGGGTCAGCACGACCTCGGCCCGCGGGCCGTGCACCGGGTCCGCCACACCAGATGACGCCTCGCTCATCGGATGACGCGAACACCCCAGCGTCACATAGTGAGCCACGCCGTTCGGGTCCGGCCCGAACCGCAGGACCTCCATGCGTTCCAGTCCCAGGAACGTCACGCTGGCCGAATCCGGTTCGGCGTCGATTCCGGCGGCGGCGAAATGCCCGCGCACATGAGCGCGGACCGCATCCAGGGGCTGACTCACTGAGCAGGCGGAATGGTGAGGTTCACTCCGCTGTCGGCGTCGAAGATGTGCAACTTGGTGGTGTCGAACGCCAGCTCGATCGGCTGCCGGATGGCCGCCTTGGAATCGGCGGAAAGCCGTGCCACGAACTCGTTCTCACCCGCACCCGACTCGGCGGCCAGTTCGGCCAGCTGCGCCGCCCTCGCCCCGTCACCGGAGGTCTTGAAGTAAACGTACTTGTCCGCACCCAGCGACTCGACCAGGTCGACGGTCACCTCGAAGGTGTGCGCCTGAATGCGCTCGTAGGCATCCAGCAGCGCCGCATCCTCGAAATGCTCGGGTCGGATGCCGGCAATGACGTTGGTGGCCTTGGGATGCTGGCCCAAGATGTCTTGGACCTCCTGGCTCAGCGTCACCTCGCCGAACGGCAACCGCAGGCTCATGCCCTCGAGCACCGCCGGGAAGAAGTTCATCGCCGGCGAGCCGATGAAGCCGGCGACGAACAGGTTCGCCGGCCGCTCGTAAAGCTCGCTCGGAGTTCCGATTTGCTGGGCCTCACCGCCGCGCAGCACCACAACTCGGTCCCCCAGCGTCATCGCCTCGGTCTGGTCGTGCGTGACGTACACGGTGGTGGTGCCGAGCCGGTTCTGCAGCCGGGCGATCTCACCGCGCATCTGCACACGCAGCTTGGCGTCGAGATTCGACAGCGGCTCGTCCATCAGGAACGCCTTGGGTTGGCGCACGATCGCGCGCCCCATTGCCACCCGCTGCCGCTGGCCGCCGGACAACTGCGACGGCTTGCGGTCCAGAAGATCGGTCAAGTCAAGGATTTTCGCCGTTTCTTCGACCTTCTGGGCGATCTCGGCCTTCTTCAGCTTCGCCAGCGTCAGCGGGAAGGCGATGTTCTGCCGGACGGTCATATGCGGGTAGAGCGCATACGACTGGAACACCATCGCGATATCGCGGTCGCGGGGCGCCTTCTCGTTGACGCGGTCACCGCCGATGCGCAGCTCTCCGGAGCTGATGTCCTCCAGGCCGGCGATCATGTTGAGCGTGGTGGACTTTCCGCATCCGGACGGCCCGACCAGGATGACGAACTCGCCGTCGGCGATCGTCAGGCTCAGGTCTTTGACGGCGACTGCGCCGTCCGGGTAATTCTTGCTGACATGGTCCAGGACTATCTCGGCCATCGAAAACCTCGCTACCCCTTCACCGCGCCGGAAGTCAGCCCGGCGACGATCCGTCGTTGGAAGATCAGGACGAACACGATGATCGGAACCGTGATCACCATCGCGCCTGCGGCGATCGATCCGGTCGGCTCCTCGAATTGCGAACTGCCGGTGAAGTTCGCGATGGCCACCGGGGCGGTGATCGCGGCGTTGGTCGCCGTCAACGACAGCGCCAGCAGCAGGTCGTTCCACGCGAAGATGAACACCAGGATGGCCGCTGTCACGATGCCGGGTGCGGCCAGCGGCGCGATCACCCGGCGAAACGCCTCCGCCGGTGTCGCGCCGTCCATCTTGGCGGCCTTCTCCAGATCCCAGGGGATCTCGCGGAAGAACGCCGACAGCGTGTAGATCGCCAGCGGCAGCGCGAACGTGATGTACGGGATGATCAGCCCGGGCCAGGTGTCGAACAGGCCGAGCCGACGCTCGATGTTGAACAGCGGTGTCACCAAGGAGATCTGGGGGAACATCGCGATCAGCAGGGCGGCACCGATCAGAGCTTTCTTACCGGTGAACTCCAGCCGGGCAACAGCGTAGGCGGCCATTCCGCCGATCACCACCGCAATCACGGTGGTGATCAACCCGATACCGATCGAGTTGATCAACGCCGAGCTGAACGCATCACCGCTGAAGATGCCCTTGTAGTTGTCGAACGTGATCTGCGACGGAATGAGCTTGCCGTCCTTGACCGTTGACGTGGGTTTGAGCGACAGGCTCAGGATCCACAGCACCGGGAAGAGCGCGTAGATCACCACGAGTGCATCGATGACAACCCAGCTCACCGCCCGCCGGGTACCAACCCGCTCAGACATCAGCGCACCTCGATGTCCGTGCCCGGCGCCGAGGCGCCGAACAGCTTGATGTAGATGAATGCGATGACGGCCACCGAGAGGAATACCAGCACGCTGATCGCCGAGCCGAGGCCGATGTTGAAGGCCTTGAACAGGTTGTCGTAGCCCAGGATCGAGACCGAGGCGGTGTCATTGGCGCCGCCGGTCAACACGTAGATGTTGTCGAAGATGCGGAAGGCGTCCAGCGTGCGGAACACCAGCGCCACCAGGATCGCCGGTTTGATCAGCGGCAGCGTCACCTTGATCAGCCGCGTCCACGGGCCCGCGCCGTCGACCTCGGCGGCCTTGAGCAGATCCTCGGGCACCAGCGCCAGACCGGCCAGCAGCAGCAGTGCCATGAACGGGGTGGTCTTCCACACCTCCGCCAGGATGATGATCGCCAGCGACGGAATCTGTTGTGTCAGAGGCGCACTGCCGTCGGGCAGCAGATTCGCGAGATAGCCGGTGCCCGGCGTCCAGGCGTAGTACCAGCTGTAGGACGCCGCGACGGTGACGATGCCGTACGGGATCAGGATCGCGGTGCGCACCAACCCCTTGCCGAAGATGGTGCGGTGCATGACAAGTGCGAGCGCCATGCCGAGCACGAACTCGATCGCCACCGAGATCACCGTGATGACCACGGTGATGACGAACGCCGTCCACCAGTACCGGTCGGTCAGGATGGTCTGATAGTTCTCGAACCAGATGAACTTCGTGTCGGCCGGGCTGGCGAGGTTGTAGCGCTGCAGAATCAGCCACAGCGCGTACACGATCGGGTATGCGGTCACCGCGAGCATGAGTATCACCGCCGGGGTGATCAGCAGGTAGGCCAGCTTTCGCTGGGACCGGCGATCGTCGCTACCGGCAGCAGCATTGACCGGAGTGCGGGCCGGGGCGGTCACGGGATCAACCCCTTTCCGTCGATCGCTTTCTGCACCTGCTCGGCCAGTTCGTCCGCGGTCTTGTCCGGATCGATCTGCGTGATCGGAGCCAGCGTGGCCGAAATCCGGGTCGACACCGCCTGATAGTTCGGTGTCGCCGGGCGCACGGCCGCGGTGGTCAGCTGATCGCGGATGATCGCGTACTGCGGGTACTTCTGCTGGAACGCCGGATCGGAGTACAGCGAGGCACGCACCGCGGGCAGGCCGCCCTCGATCGAGGTGTACTTCTGGTTCTCCAGATTCCGGATGCAGCGGACGGCCTCGAACGCCTCGGCCGGGTGCCGGGTGGTCTTGGCCACGGCGAGGTTCAGGCCGCCGAGAGTGACGCGAGTGGGCCGGCCCGGAATCACTCCCGGATATGGGGCGAACCCGAACACTTCCTTGGACGCGTCGAAGGCGACGGTGAACTGGTCATCGGTCGGTGAGAACGTGCCGGCGTCGTTGATGCTGCCGCCCAGTTCCGGCTTGTCGTTGAGAGGCAGGAACGGCACCCCGCCCTTGACGGCGTTCTCCAGCATCGAGGCGAACACGAAGGGCCAGTTGACCTCCAGGGCCGCCTTGCCCTGTTCGAGGGCCAGCCGCGCGGTGCCTTCGTCGGTCTGGGTGACCGACGGGTCGGCGCCGGGCGCGGTCGCCACGGCCTTGATGATCTGCAGCGCCTTGACCGTCGCCGCACGATGCTCGGGGGTGTCGGTCAGCGTGACCCGCTTACCGTCATCGGAAAGGACCTGTCCCCCAGCGCTTTCCAGCAAAGTATTGAACCAGACCACCAGGCCTTCGTACTGCTTGGCCTGCACCGCGATCCAGCTGGGCTTGCCCTCGGCGTGCAAGCGGGCGGCCTCGGCCACCATGCCGTCCCAGGTGTCCGGTGGTGGCGCCACCAAATCTGCTCGGTACCACAGCAATTGCGTGTTCGTGGTGACCGGTGCGGCGTACAGCTTGTCCTGCCACTTCGCGGTTTCCAGCGGCCCGGGCAGGGTGTTGGTGGTCGCATCGGACTCAGCCTGTCCGGCCGGATCGTCGGACAGCGGCAATGCCCAGCCGGCCTCGGCGAACTCGGCGGTCCACACCACGTCGAGCGCCATTACGTCGAGCGTGCGGTCGTTTCCGGTCAGCCGGCGCGCCAGCTGCAGGCGTTGGTCGTCGGCGGCCTTGGGCAGGCTGCGCTGCTCGATGCGAAAACGGCCGCCGAGTTCAGTGTTGCAGCGCTTGGCCACGGCGGTGAATGTCGCGGTCTCACTGGCCGGTGTGTAGAGGCTGACGACCAGACCCTGGTCGCCGGAGCTGCACGATGACACCAACGATGCGCACGTCAGAGCGGCGACCGCGGCCGCACCCACCCGCCGAGCGCGTGCGCCTGGGCAAGCCATCTCCCAACCGCCTCCCGTCTTCGCCCGCCTTCTCGATACGTGCGGCAACTGTTCGCGCTCGGCGCAGGCTGCATCACGGCAGGGCAATGCCCCGCGGCCAAACCGTAGAACTCCGGCGCGGTGATGTGCAACACTCCCGCGCCGGATGCGGCCAGATCGTGACCGCCGTTAAATTTTCAAGCGCGCCAGCATGTCCCGCGCCTTTTCGGCGCTCTGCGGATCGCACAACACGTCGTAACGGCCCGCCACCAATTGCATGGTTGAGCTGAAATCCCTTGTGCCACGCGCCATTGCATACGGAACCGCCGACGTGATCAGACCGAAGATGACGCCTGCGACAACGCCGGTGATCAACGAAGCCCACGGGTTGGGGCTGAAGAAGCCCAGCACCAGGCCGATGAAGATGCCGAGCCAGGCCCCGGTGATCACACCGCCGCCCAGCACTTTGGGCCACGTCAGCCTGCCGGTGACCCGCTCGACCTGCATCAGATCCACACCGACGATGGTCACCTGCTCCACCGGGAACTGCTCGTCGGACAGGTAGTCGACGGCCTTCTGGGCTTCGGCGTAAGTGGG from the Mycolicibacterium crocinum genome contains:
- a CDS encoding DUF732 domain-containing protein; amino-acid sequence: MTFRRMASAGAVAGLIAGAVALAAPAQADTTTDDFLAALGNAGITGMDPAQAVEMGQSICPLLADRSQNTADIASTVADRMGRPLGPATMFTGIAVSFFCPRAMQDLANGNSPIPLDLLNNFGF
- a CDS encoding SDR family NAD(P)-dependent oxidoreductase codes for the protein MQGFAGKVAVVTGAGSGIGQALAMELGRSGAKLAISDIDTEGLAVTEERLKAIGVDVKADRLNVTEREAFQAYADGVKAHFGKVNQIYNNAGIAYSGDVEISQYKDIERVMDVDFWGVVNGTKVFLPYLIESGDGHVINVSSLFGIFSVPGQAAYNAAKFAVRGFTEALRQEMILAKHPVKVTTVHPGGIKTAIARNSTVAEGLDQAEMAKAFDKKLARTTPERAAEIILDAVRKNKARVLVGADAKILDVIVRITGSGYQQLFSTVLPKLSPPMR
- a CDS encoding glycine betaine ABC transporter substrate-binding protein, whose product is MLGLLVLVAVACGSPAPGPSLAVGATADPEYTLLANLYAAALRSYGTAAHVEIVADPLKAMDSGAVSVVPGFTGRLLQKFAPGATARSDSQVYKALLGVLPEGVAAGDYTTSADDKPALAVTDATAAAWGSRDLTALVSHCAGLRVGAVAHVRGLPTVVGGCTLPAPREFPDAATMFAALRAGDVTAAWTGTADTGVPSDVVVLADRKPELVMAENVVPLYRRNELDTQQVRAINELAGVLDTGSLVDMRHHVADGRDPRSVAEEWLSEHPLGR
- a CDS encoding NAD(P)-dependent malic enzyme, whose protein sequence is MSETVSTPRVVIDDEEIFAAHVGGKLSVELKAPLDTQRALSIAYTPGVAQVSRAIASDHTLAKKYTWSNRLVAVISDGTAVLGLGDIGPAASLPVMEGKSALFKTFGGLDSIPIVLDTKDPDEIVETIIRLRPTFGAVNLEDISAPRCFEIERRLIEALDCPVMHDDQHGTAIVVLAALMGATKHLDRDMHSLKVVMSGAGAAGVACTNILLAAGITDITVLDSQGILHTGRTDMNSVKADLAARTNPRGLTGGIAEAVNGADAFMGVSAGLVPEELIATMTPGGIVFAMSNPDPEIHPDAARKHAAVVATGRSDFPNQINNVLAFPGVFRGALDAGARRITEKMKVAAAEAIFSVVGDDLAADHIVPSPLDPRVGPAVAAAVAAASEA
- the corA gene encoding magnesium/cobalt transporter CorA, with the translated sequence MPSFRARPQALLGGNRSRPTSPVDAKRIHVPVARAMVDCAIYVDGNRLAGKYTHAAALEKVRELQAGGQKAFVWIGLHEPDEHQMQAVAEVFGLHPLAVEDAVHAHQRPKVERYDDTLFLVLKTVTYVPHESVALAREIVETGEIMVFVGSDFVVTVRHGDHTGLAGLRKHLEEEHQHLSLGPYAVMHAIADHVVDTYRDVSELMERDIDAIESETFSPLKKTDIEPIYLLKREVVELRRAVSPLTVALARFNPEFKDLMTKEVLRYMRDVLDHQTQAADRIASYDEMLSSLVQAALAKVGMQQNVDMRKISAWVAIAAVPTMIAGIYGMNFEHMPELSWTWGYPAVLLLMVTVCGFLYHNFRRNHWL
- a CDS encoding suppressor of fused domain protein, with amino-acid sequence MSQPLDAVRAHVRGHFAAAGIDAEPDSASVTFLGLERMEVLRFGPDPNGVAHYVTLGCSRHPMSEASSGVADPVHGPRAEVVLTLRATAPTPGLARSLAVVAATPAVEGVVLVADALIDLSAPLWEGAAFTAVLLGDSALPDLPLEAPRDPVHFLTATPLTQNEAAWVRLKGAEAMRQAWLDDGVDVTDPNRRAAQPG
- a CDS encoding ABC transporter ATP-binding protein — its product is MAEIVLDHVSKNYPDGAVAVKDLSLTIADGEFVILVGPSGCGKSTTLNMIAGLEDISSGELRIGGDRVNEKAPRDRDIAMVFQSYALYPHMTVRQNIAFPLTLAKLKKAEIAQKVEETAKILDLTDLLDRKPSQLSGGQRQRVAMGRAIVRQPKAFLMDEPLSNLDAKLRVQMRGEIARLQNRLGTTTVYVTHDQTEAMTLGDRVVVLRGGEAQQIGTPSELYERPANLFVAGFIGSPAMNFFPAVLEGMSLRLPFGEVTLSQEVQDILGQHPKATNVIAGIRPEHFEDAALLDAYERIQAHTFEVTVDLVESLGADKYVYFKTSGDGARAAQLAELAAESGAGENEFVARLSADSKAAIRQPIELAFDTTKLHIFDADSGVNLTIPPAQ
- a CDS encoding carbohydrate ABC transporter permease; amino-acid sequence: MSERVGTRRAVSWVVIDALVVIYALFPVLWILSLSLKPTSTVKDGKLIPSQITFDNYKGIFSGDAFSSALINSIGIGLITTVIAVVIGGMAAYAVARLEFTGKKALIGAALLIAMFPQISLVTPLFNIERRLGLFDTWPGLIIPYITFALPLAIYTLSAFFREIPWDLEKAAKMDGATPAEAFRRVIAPLAAPGIVTAAILVFIFAWNDLLLALSLTATNAAITAPVAIANFTGSSQFEEPTGSIAAGAMVITVPIIVFVLIFQRRIVAGLTSGAVKG
- a CDS encoding carbohydrate ABC transporter permease — encoded protein: MTAPARTPVNAAAGSDDRRSQRKLAYLLITPAVILMLAVTAYPIVYALWLILQRYNLASPADTKFIWFENYQTILTDRYWWTAFVITVVITVISVAIEFVLGMALALVMHRTIFGKGLVRTAILIPYGIVTVAASYSWYYAWTPGTGYLANLLPDGSAPLTQQIPSLAIIILAEVWKTTPFMALLLLAGLALVPEDLLKAAEVDGAGPWTRLIKVTLPLIKPAILVALVFRTLDAFRIFDNIYVLTGGANDTASVSILGYDNLFKAFNIGLGSAISVLVFLSVAVIAFIYIKLFGASAPGTDIEVR
- a CDS encoding ABC transporter substrate-binding protein encodes the protein MACPGARARRVGAAAVAALTCASLVSSCSSGDQGLVVSLYTPASETATFTAVAKRCNTELGGRFRIEQRSLPKAADDQRLQLARRLTGNDRTLDVMALDVVWTAEFAEAGWALPLSDDPAGQAESDATTNTLPGPLETAKWQDKLYAAPVTTNTQLLWYRADLVAPPPDTWDGMVAEAARLHAEGKPSWIAVQAKQYEGLVVWFNTLLESAGGQVLSDDGKRVTLTDTPEHRAATVKALQIIKAVATAPGADPSVTQTDEGTARLALEQGKAALEVNWPFVFASMLENAVKGGVPFLPLNDKPELGGSINDAGTFSPTDDQFTVAFDASKEVFGFAPYPGVIPGRPTRVTLGGLNLAVAKTTRHPAEAFEAVRCIRNLENQKYTSIEGGLPAVRASLYSDPAFQQKYPQYAIIRDQLTTAAVRPATPNYQAVSTRISATLAPITQIDPDKTADELAEQVQKAIDGKGLIP
- a CDS encoding general stress protein, with the translated sequence MTSPFQSQNPGAASPSASRRGPVGLPTPPKGWPIGSYPTYAEAQKAVDYLSDEQFPVEQVTIVGVDLMQVERVTGRLTWPKVLGGGVITGAWLGIFIGLVLGFFSPNPWASLITGVVAGVIFGLITSAVPYAMARGTRDFSSTMQLVAGRYDVLCDPQSAEKARDMLARLKI